The Caloramator mitchellensis genome contains a region encoding:
- a CDS encoding rod shape-determining protein has product MGIFGFSKDMGIDLGTANTLVYVKGKGIILREPSVVAIRNDNTKQVLAVGDEAKEMIGRTPGNIVAIRPLKDGVIADFDITQNMLKMFIKKITNGGAFIRPRIVVCHPSGVTEVEKRAIEDATRQAGAREVHLLEEPMAAAIGAGLPVNEPTGSMVVDIGGGTTEVAVISLDGIVTSKSLRIAGDELDQSIVNYIKKEYNLMIGERTAEQIKIQIGSAYPGDEAITMEIKGRDLVTGLPKVIKVTSDEIREAINEPVTAIVDAIKFTLEKTPPELAADIMDKGIMLTGGGALLRGLDKLINSETHIPVHIAENPLDCVAVGAGKALDYIDRLSGSRGFGISKSR; this is encoded by the coding sequence ATGGGAATATTTGGTTTTTCAAAGGATATGGGAATAGATTTAGGAACTGCTAATACATTAGTTTATGTTAAAGGAAAAGGAATAATACTAAGAGAACCTTCTGTTGTTGCGATTAGAAATGACAATACAAAACAAGTATTAGCTGTTGGCGACGAGGCAAAGGAAATGATAGGAAGAACACCAGGAAATATAGTTGCAATAAGACCATTAAAGGATGGCGTCATTGCTGATTTTGATATTACACAAAATATGCTGAAAATGTTCATTAAAAAGATTACTAATGGGGGTGCATTTATTAGACCAAGGATAGTGGTATGCCATCCATCTGGTGTTACTGAAGTTGAAAAAAGAGCCATCGAAGATGCTACAAGACAAGCAGGTGCAAGAGAAGTTCACCTTTTAGAAGAACCGATGGCTGCAGCTATAGGTGCTGGACTTCCAGTTAATGAACCAACAGGAAGCATGGTTGTTGATATTGGTGGAGGGACAACTGAAGTAGCTGTAATTTCTCTTGATGGTATTGTTACAAGTAAATCACTTAGGATTGCGGGAGATGAACTAGATCAATCAATTGTTAATTATATTAAAAAAGAGTATAATTTAATGATTGGAGAAAGAACAGCAGAGCAGATAAAGATTCAAATTGGTTCTGCATATCCTGGAGATGAAGCAATTACTATGGAAATAAAGGGAAGAGATTTGGTTACAGGGCTTCCAAAGGTTATCAAGGTTACTTCAGACGAAATTAGAGAAGCTATAAATGAGCCTGTCACTGCGATTGTAGATGCTATTAAATTTACTCTTGAAAAGACACCTCCTGAACTTGCAGCAGATATAATGGATAAAGGTATAATGTTAACAGGTGGTGGAGCCCTACTGAGAGGACTTGATAAATTAATAAATAGTGAAACTCATATACCTGTTCATATAGCAGAAAATCCACTCGATTGTGTAGCCGTTGGTGCGGGGAAGGCACTTGATTATATTGATAGACTATCAGGCAGCAGAGGCTTTGGTATTTCCAAGTCAAGATAG
- the mreD gene encoding rod shape-determining protein MreD, with the protein MKKYIVFMLTALFLLSLQEAFFSRLSFYNIYFDIPMILIICIAMTLEDTEAFFIILFAGIVRDSMFPGIFGVNSIFYLLLFYLITRIQNKIYKEKVSIFILIIIFSTLLKYVVYFVSFYIASIKFNFIEMIKSTLLIEVIGNIILSRFINNWIKRIYNSSFVQKDWKN; encoded by the coding sequence GTGAAAAAATATATTGTATTTATGTTAACAGCCCTGTTTTTATTGAGCCTGCAAGAGGCTTTTTTTTCAAGACTTAGTTTTTATAATATATACTTTGATATACCGATGATATTAATAATATGTATAGCTATGACTTTAGAAGATACGGAGGCATTTTTTATTATATTGTTTGCAGGAATTGTTAGAGATAGCATGTTTCCTGGAATATTTGGTGTAAATTCTATATTTTATTTATTATTGTTTTATTTAATAACAAGGATTCAAAACAAAATTTACAAAGAAAAGGTTTCTATTTTCATATTAATTATAATTTTTTCAACTTTATTAAAATACGTAGTATATTTTGTAAGTTTTTATATTGCTTCAATTAAATTTAATTTTATTGAAATGATTAAATCAACATTGCTTATAGAAGTGATTGGAAATATAATATTATCAAGGTTTATAAATAATTGGATAAAAAGAATATATAATTCTTCATTTGTTCAGAAGGATTGGAAAAATTAG
- the mreC gene encoding rod shape-determining protein MreC — translation MDFLKNKLLTIVLVLCLAFTIFIGITANKKENTGIIQGTITSTVAPIQKYLYLAGQRISNVFSFVSSISNLIEENNKLKAEVEDLKARQIEYDRFKKENEEMNSLLNFKNTHKDLKLIGANIIAKVGDSWFDVIIIDVGSRDGIKKGQYVIAGNGFVGQVTEVNENNAKVVTLIDEMANIPAKVSSTEDIGLVSGTKSTNKDKLCKISLLPYDTKAKEGDLVVTTNIISEDSSLIQKDILIGKITYIEDEKLNLSKVAYIQPEVDLSRIEKVMVIIK, via the coding sequence ATGGATTTTTTGAAGAACAAGCTACTAACTATAGTGCTTGTTCTTTGTCTTGCATTTACGATATTTATTGGTATAACTGCAAATAAAAAAGAAAACACAGGAATAATACAAGGGACAATAACATCTACTGTTGCTCCGATACAGAAGTATCTATATTTAGCAGGGCAAAGAATAAGTAACGTTTTCTCATTCGTATCATCTATTAGCAATCTTATCGAAGAGAATAATAAGCTAAAAGCTGAAGTAGAGGACTTGAAGGCACGACAAATTGAATATGACAGATTCAAGAAAGAAAATGAAGAAATGAATAGCCTTTTGAATTTTAAAAATACGCACAAAGACCTTAAATTGATAGGAGCTAACATTATTGCTAAGGTTGGCGACAGCTGGTTTGATGTTATTATAATCGATGTTGGCTCAAGGGATGGTATAAAAAAGGGCCAGTATGTAATTGCAGGAAATGGATTTGTTGGACAAGTTACAGAGGTTAATGAGAACAATGCAAAAGTTGTAACTTTGATAGATGAAATGGCTAACATACCTGCAAAGGTATCATCAACTGAGGATATCGGTCTTGTAAGTGGAACAAAATCCACAAATAAGGATAAGTTATGCAAAATAAGCCTATTGCCATATGATACAAAGGCAAAGGAAGGGGATTTAGTTGTTACTACAAATATAATTTCAGAAGATTCAAGTTTAATTCAAAAGGATATATTGATAGGAAAGATAACTTATATTGAGGATGAAAAATTAAACTTATCAAAAGTTGCTTATATTCAACCTGAGGTTGATTTATCCAGAATAGAAAAAGTTATGGTAATAATTAAATAA